A section of the Sporosarcina sp. ANT_H38 genome encodes:
- a CDS encoding phage scaffolding protein — translation MTKEQLVALGMTEEQADKIIAGYGAMIPKSRFDEVNAAKKQLDTDLAARDTQLEELKKTAGASEELKAEIVKLQGENTTTKTEYEDKIQKQSYEFALERALTDAKVKNPKAIKALLNTEAIKLDGEKLLGLDEQLKTLSESDGYLFAQDTDDKPAFKGFTPADGKGSDGKDGAKDDGGFGKQIAEFAKGHAGLETARKNYFE, via the coding sequence ATGACTAAAGAACAATTGGTAGCGCTAGGTATGACAGAAGAACAGGCGGATAAGATTATCGCAGGTTATGGTGCAATGATCCCCAAATCACGTTTCGATGAAGTGAATGCAGCTAAGAAACAACTTGATACTGACTTAGCAGCTCGTGATACTCAGCTTGAAGAATTGAAGAAAACAGCAGGTGCCAGTGAAGAACTGAAAGCTGAAATTGTGAAGCTTCAAGGGGAGAACACTACCACCAAGACTGAATACGAAGATAAGATTCAGAAGCAGTCCTATGAATTTGCGCTTGAACGTGCATTAACGGACGCTAAGGTTAAGAACCCTAAAGCGATAAAAGCACTACTTAATACAGAAGCCATCAAACTAGATGGGGAGAAATTGCTCGGTCTTGATGAGCAATTGAAAACCCTGTCGGAGTCGGATGGCTATTTGTTTGCGCAGGATACGGATGACAAGCCGGCATTCAAAGGTTTCACTCCTGCAGACGGAAAAGGGTCTGATGGCAAAGATGGAGCTAAAGATGACGGTGGATTTGGAAAACAAATTGCAGAATTTGCAAAAGGACACGCAGGGCTCGAAACAGCACGAAAAAATTACTTCGAATAA